A region of Toxorhynchites rutilus septentrionalis strain SRP chromosome 1, ASM2978413v1, whole genome shotgun sequence DNA encodes the following proteins:
- the LOC129761084 gene encoding serine-arginine protein 55-like — protein MVGSRVYVGGLPRYTRDRDLERFFKGYGRICDIMIKNGYAFVEFEDHQDADDAVYELDGQDILGERVSVEQTRGKPRGGDVRRGGRSEKARGGSRYGPPRRSKYRVIVKNVSSSVSWQDLKDYLRQAGEVIYADTHRPRKNEGIVEFETRRDMEKAIDKMDDTELNGRRIRLIEDDGGRNKRGRSHSLDSRSRSRSRCRSRSRSDSSYRTRSESRSRSVSPKKPRYERQKRYRDESRSRSRSLNGDAKKYCSRSRSKSERRFRSRSNSKDNKSRSRSRSSVHLRESKNETLRHRSRSRSSNPDIKRDQKQSMDTARSRSRSKSERRSTSRSKSKDNKGRSRSKSYSRSRSRSSSRSHSGSKTR, from the coding sequence ATGGTTGGCTCACGAGTATACGTTGGTGGTTTACCCCGTTATACACGGGATCGTGATTTAGAACGGTTCTTCAAAGGCTACGGAAGGATATGTGACATCATGATTAAAAACGGCTATGCTTTCGTGGAATTCGAGGACCACCAAGATGCGGACGATGCCGTCTATGAATTGGACGGCCAAGATATATTGGGCGAAAGGGTGTCCGTTGAGCAAACTAGAGGGAAACCCCGTGGAGGTGATGTACGACGGGGTGGACGCTCTGAAAAGGCCCGGGGTGGATCTCGGTACGGGCCTCCGAGAAGGTCCAAGTATCGTGTGATTGTGAAGAATGTCTCATCAAGTGTAAGCTGGCAGGATTTAAAAGACTACCTTCGTCAAGCCGGGGAAGTCATCTATGCCGATACCCATCGGCCAAGGAAGAATGAAGGAATAGTCGAGTTTGAAACGAGGAGAGATATGGAGAAGGCGATCGATAAAATGGATGACACCGAATTAAATGGCCGTCGTATTCGATTGATAGAGGACGATGGAGGTCGCAACAAGCGTGGACGATCTCATTCATTGGACAGTCGCTCCCGATCACGATCGCGTTGTCGTTCTCGATCACGATCTGACAGTTCTTATCGCACTCGCTCAGAATCAAGGAGCAGATCAGTGTCGCCGAAAAAACCACGCTACGAACGACAGAAACGTTATCGTGACGAGTCTCGTTCACGCTCCCGATCGCTCAATGGCGATGCGAAGAAATATTGTTCTCGATCTCGTTCAAAGTCAGAACGTCGGTTTCGCTCGCGATCCAACTCAAAGGATAACAAATCACGCTCTCGTTCGCGCTCGTCTGTGCATCTTAGGGAATCCAAGAATGAAACACTACGCCATCGTTCACGATCACGCTCGAGTAATCCTGATATAAAACGTGATCAAAAACAAAGCATGGATACGGCCCGCTCTCGTTCTCGTTCCAAATCGGAGCGTCGTTCAACCAGTCGATCAAAATCAAAAGACAACAAAGGTCGTTCTCGTTCAAAGTCTTACTCACGCTCCCGCTCGCGATCCTCTTCACGTTCCCACTCTGGCTCTAAAACTCGATGA